TTCTGTAACTTCATAATGTAATGAAGATTGAATTCCATCACCAAGAATACCTTGTAAATCTAAACTTGCAAACTCACTATAAGTTTCTATCTTTTCTTTTAGATTAGGCATTTGTTGCGCTGTACAGCCTTTACCTCTTACAGGCACTTGTTTATCGTTATAATGTTTTGCAAGCATAATATCTTCAATACCGTTGCCATCAAAATCTTTCGTATAGACATGGAAAGGTTTTTCTTTTGATGCATGGAATTTGTAATTAAGCCCCAAATTCCCGGCAATGATGTCTTTATTTCCATCTCCGTCAATATCTTCAATCACTACAGAATTCCACCATCCTTTTGCTGAAGCTAAAGAACTATAAGTCTCGTTTTTTGAAAGGAATCCATTTTGATTTGTAAACACCTCAATCCCCATCCATTCACCAGTAATAATTAAATCTTCGTCAGAATCATTATCAATATCTGCCCATTGGGCATCTGTAATCATTCCTATAGTTTCTGCTTGTGGTGCTAGTGATGCAATTTTATTCTTAAAAGTTCCTTTTTCATTAATGAGTAAGAAATTGGTTGGAGCATAAGGATATTTTCCTGGAATAACACGGCTCCCTATAAATAAATCTAAATCACCATCATTATCAAAATCTGAAGCCCTAACTACTGAGCCTGCTGTTCTTATGTTTGGTATTTTTGATTGAGAGCGTTTAAAATTAAAATTCCCATGGTTTATATAAAGTCTATCTTGAAGTATATCTGAATCTTCAGTAAATTCATAGCTTCCGCTTGCAACATATAAATCCTGATCTCCATCATTATCGGCATCAAAAAAGCAAGCAGCTACATCTTCATGATTTTTATCTTTTGTAAAATCTGAGATATTGACAGCATGAAAACCGCCCTCTTTATTTGCGATTAGCAATTGCCCCGATTGTTGATGCGCTCCACCAATAAAGACATCATCAAACCCATCATTATTTAAATCTGTTTTGGCTATTGCTGGACCTGTTTGTGATAGTTTATGTGGTAGCAATAATTGTTTATCATAATCATTGAAAACTTTTTCTTCATGTAAAAATTCAAAAGTCTCATCTTCAACAAATAGCTTTGTGCTTAAGCTTAGATTACTTATATTGGTACTATTAGAATCTATTTGTTCTTGATATTCTATTTTTAATGATTGGTTTGCTTCAATATTTTCTAAAACCTGAACATTTCCATTAGACCATGTTACTTCTATTTTTTTAATAGTTTTGTCTTTACCTAAACCAAAATGTAATTGGTTTGGCAAAGCAGAAAGGTAGCCTCTAGAGTTAATTAGCTCTCTAAAAAGTATAACGCCGCTATTAGTATGAACTTTAACTTTAGTTCCTACTCCAAAGGGATTGTTTTTTTGCCCTTTAAAAGAAATTTGAAGATAATTTCCTTTATTTAATTCTCTACTGTTATTCTTTAATATAGTGGCAGGTTCATCTAAATTACTAGTAACTAAATCTAAATCGCCATCATTATCTAAATCTACATAAACGGCACCGTTAGAAAATGTTTCTTTTATATCTGACCACGCTTCTGTTTTTTTGCTAAACGTTAGGTTACCTTCATTTTTAAATAAGTAATTCTTTAATTTTTCCTGAGGAAGTTTCTGAGATAACCTAAAAAAATCTTCTTCTTTAAGATCTTCTTTATTGGTATTTATATAATCATCAATTTTTTTATTAACATCTCTATCTTGTACATTTCTATACATTCCATTTGTTACATACAAATCATTATAACCATCTAAGTCAAAATCTGCTAATAGAGTTGCCCAACTCCAATCTGTTTTGGCAACACCAGAGAGGTAAGCAATTTCACTAAAAGTACCATTGCCATTGCTTAGTTGTAATACATTATGCATGTACTGATAGTGATGTCCGTTGGCAGTCATAGCATTAAACCTTTCAATAGGCATCATAGCCATGGTTGTTTTAGACCTTACATAATCTTCGGGACTCATATCAGCCACAAACATATCTGTAAATCCATCATTATTAATATCAGCAATATCGGCTCCCATGCTGTAATGTGAAATATGCTTAAATAACTCTTCACTTTTGTCTGTGAACGTGCCGTCTCCATTATTAACATAGGCAAAATCTGGCCCCGTAAAGTCATTGCTAACATATATATCTGGCCATCCATCATTGTTTAAATCTCCAATTTGGGCATTTAAGCCATAAGCCAAATCTGGAACAATTCCAGCCTTATGACTTACATTTTCAAATGTACCATTGCCATTATTACGATATAACCTATCACTACTTTTGTGCTTAGCAGTACCAAATCTGTTATTCTTTATATGCTTAAGATTTAATACTTTACCAGCGTATTTAGAATTTTCGAGTGTGTTAACAACATATAAATCCAAGTCGCCATCTTTATCATAATCAAAAAAAGTCGAATTTACAGACCTGTTACTATCTGCTATACCATATTCTTTTGCCTTTTCAGTAAATGTTAGATCGCCATTGTTTATGTATAGCATGTTAGCGAGTTTTACATCACCTTTATACCAACCTGCTCTATTAATGTATATATCAAGATAACCATCATTATTAACATCTGCTAAAGAAACTCCTGTATCAAATCCAGGGCGTTTAATAATATTAGCTTTTTCAGTGATATCTTCGAATTTAAACCCGCCCTTATTAAGGTAAAGTTTATTGGAATAGATATTAGAAATAAAAAATAGGTCTTTTAGACCATCATTATTAAAATCACCTGCTGCAACACCACCCCCACTATATAAGTTTACATACTTATAATAGTGTAACTGTTCTGTTTCATAAACTTTATTTTCAAACGTAACTCCAGAAATTTCTATGGGAACACTTGTAAATAATTTATCAGTATTCAAATTCTCAATTCCCTTACTACATGAAAATATACTAACTACTGACACTATATATAAGACATGTTTTTTCATCGAATATCTATTAAATATCAAATTCCACAATACGCTGATCTAAAACCTTTACTATCTAAGATTTAGTTGATCGTGGAATGGTGTGAATAAATAAAAAATATTAGTATAAACCCAAAATATTATCCATTTTGGGTTTATACTAAAAAAGTGTAATTTAAAAATAAGGAGCCATTTCTGCCAAAGCAGCATTATTTGTTCCGTCAAAGACTTTAACGACATTAAATCTAATATAACGACCACTAACTGTTTGATCTAAAGCTATATCTTGACCTGTCTTTACTTTTTCTAAAGTAAATTCCCCTAAAGAAGTCCAGCTAGAATTATCCGTACTAATATCTATCGAACAAACCTCAATGTTTCTAGAAAGAGATTGTCTCTGCGTAAGGATAATACCATTAATTTCTTTAGATTCTAACATATCTATAACAAAATAATGTGGAGGTACTGCAGTACAACCTGCCCAGCAAGTATGCCAAAACGTATCCGGGTTTCCATCAAATGTATTAAAAACCCTTCCATTACCTGCTCCTTCTCCGTCTTGATCTTCCTGACTTGTATAATCAGTAACTACCCAACCTGTAGTGTCTAAAGGTACTGGTGGTAATTTAAGACTCGTATCTATAAGTATCTTATCTGGGTCACATGATTGTATTACCAATAAAGTGACCATTGTAAAAAAAGTGGCAACTGCCAAGGTTATCTTTTTTTTAATTTTTAAGTTTTTCATATATTTTAGTTTTTAATGTTCCAAAAGAGTTTATTATAAACTCTTTTGGACATTATGTATTAATCATTTTGAATCAACGAAGGTTGTAATAATATCTGCTGTTCTGGAATAAATTCTATAATGGCATTGTTTGTAGCATCAATTTCAGGGAACGGGTTTGAGTTATCTAGATGCGTACCTGGGTACCTTCTATTCATGATTCTTCCATTTCTAAAAACATCAAACTTTCTATGTCCTTCAAAAGCCAGCTCTAATTGACGCTCCTCTAAAACAACATCTAATACGGTTTGTCCTACAGGCAGTGTTGCCAATGTATAAGGAGGTACTTGCGCTCTATTCCTTAGCACATTTATATTATCTAACGCAGCTTGGTCTGCACCTTGTTTAGCTAAAGCCTCAGCTTTATTTAAGTACAGTTCTGCTAGACGTGATACTGTTGGCGACCATAAATGCAAATCCTGTTCTTGGTATGATGCTTTTAGGATATAAAAAAATGGAAATCCATTTCGCTTATTCATATCAAAATCGAAAGTTACATCTTGTCGTCCATTTGGTCCGTTAAAATAGTACGCAGTTCGTCCACCAACAACTTCAGATTCCAACGTATAATTGTTTCCTTCATAATCAAAGGTAATTGTGCCTCCATTATCTGTTGTTCTAGCAAATTCGTAATCATAACCATTCTGATCACTACCAACTACCCAATTGAC
The Flavivirga spongiicola genome window above contains:
- a CDS encoding VCBS repeat-containing protein, with translation MKKHVLYIVSVVSIFSCSKGIENLNTDKLFTSVPIEISGVTFENKVYETEQLHYYKYVNLYSGGGVAAGDFNNDGLKDLFFISNIYSNKLYLNKGGFKFEDITEKANIIKRPGFDTGVSLADVNNDGYLDIYINRAGWYKGDVKLANMLYINNGDLTFTEKAKEYGIADSNRSVNSTFFDYDKDGDLDLYVVNTLENSKYAGKVLNLKHIKNNRFGTAKHKSSDRLYRNNGNGTFENVSHKAGIVPDLAYGLNAQIGDLNNDGWPDIYVSNDFTGPDFAYVNNGDGTFTDKSEELFKHISHYSMGADIADINNDGFTDMFVADMSPEDYVRSKTTMAMMPIERFNAMTANGHHYQYMHNVLQLSNGNGTFSEIAYLSGVAKTDWSWATLLADFDLDGYNDLYVTNGMYRNVQDRDVNKKIDDYINTNKEDLKEEDFFRLSQKLPQEKLKNYLFKNEGNLTFSKKTEAWSDIKETFSNGAVYVDLDNDGDLDLVTSNLDEPATILKNNSRELNKGNYLQISFKGQKNNPFGVGTKVKVHTNSGVILFRELINSRGYLSALPNQLHFGLGKDKTIKKIEVTWSNGNVQVLENIEANQSLKIEYQEQIDSNSTNISNLSLSTKLFVEDETFEFLHEEKVFNDYDKQLLLPHKLSQTGPAIAKTDLNNDGFDDVFIGGAHQQSGQLLIANKEGGFHAVNISDFTKDKNHEDVAACFFDADNDGDQDLYVASGSYEFTEDSDILQDRLYINHGNFNFKRSQSKIPNIRTAGSVVRASDFDNDGDLDLFIGSRVIPGKYPYAPTNFLLINEKGTFKNKIASLAPQAETIGMITDAQWADIDNDSDEDLIITGEWMGIEVFTNQNGFLSKNETYSSLASAKGWWNSVVIEDIDGDGNKDIIAGNLGLNYKFHASKEKPFHVYTKDFDGNGIEDIMLAKHYNDKQVPVRGKGCTAQQMPNLKEKIETYSEFASLDLQGILGDGIQSSLHYEVTEFRSGIFINKGNGQFTFEPFQIEAQKSPINSIVYKDFDGDNIKDLLMAGNNYHSEVETTRADAGIGTFLKGKNQGEFQYIPNHSIGLYVDGDVRAIMHIKSVQGSLVLVANNNDAHQTFKIFK
- a CDS encoding discoidin domain-containing protein, with protein sequence MKNLKIKKKITLAVATFFTMVTLLVIQSCDPDKILIDTSLKLPPVPLDTTGWVVTDYTSQEDQDGEGAGNGRVFNTFDGNPDTFWHTCWAGCTAVPPHYFVIDMLESKEINGIILTQRQSLSRNIEVCSIDISTDNSSWTSLGEFTLEKVKTGQDIALDQTVSGRYIRFNVVKVFDGTNNAALAEMAPYF